One genomic region from Haloterrigena gelatinilytica encodes:
- a CDS encoding MBL fold metallo-hydrolase, with the protein MPADEREAGVHTLPITVEYGSRTITLTPTLVETERGPVLIDAGPEGALEGLRTHLRSLGYALEDIWLVVLTHHDADHAGGLDELLEAVDAVVATHREEAPYIAGERDPIKGDGDRYPPADVDLELAGGVRIPTLAGPMEVLETPGHAPGHISLHFPEDGLLIAGDALVADGDDGSLSGPKPEFTPDTDRALESVGELADREIEHVVCYHGGYVDSGSERIRELSERGLED; encoded by the coding sequence ATGCCGGCAGACGAACGCGAGGCGGGCGTCCACACGCTCCCGATCACGGTCGAGTACGGTAGTCGAACGATCACGCTCACCCCGACGCTGGTCGAGACCGAGCGCGGACCGGTCCTGATCGACGCCGGCCCGGAGGGCGCGCTCGAAGGCCTTCGAACGCACCTCCGGTCGCTCGGCTACGCCCTCGAGGACATCTGGCTCGTCGTTCTCACCCACCACGACGCCGATCACGCGGGCGGACTCGACGAGTTGCTCGAGGCCGTCGACGCGGTCGTCGCGACCCACCGCGAGGAGGCGCCGTACATCGCCGGGGAACGGGACCCGATCAAGGGCGACGGCGATCGCTATCCCCCCGCCGACGTCGATCTGGAACTCGCCGGCGGCGTCCGGATTCCGACCCTCGCCGGCCCGATGGAGGTCCTCGAGACGCCGGGCCACGCGCCCGGACATATTTCCCTGCACTTCCCGGAGGACGGTCTGTTGATCGCCGGCGACGCCCTCGTCGCGGACGGAGATGATGGCTCGCTGTCGGGCCCGAAGCCCGAGTTCACCCCCGACACGGATCGCGCCCTCGAATCGGTTGGAGAACTGGCCGACCGCGAGATCGAGCACGTGGTCTGCTACCACGGCGGCTACGTCGACAGCGGGAGCGAACGGATCCGAGAACTCTCCGAGCGCGGACTCGAGGACTGA
- a CDS encoding cystathionine gamma-synthase — MDDSDSDGDGVDERGEQEPRRIETRSIHAGQEPDPETGALMTPIHANSTYEQDAPGDHRGYEYSRTGNPTRTDLEENLASLENADYGRAFASGMASINTVLNLLEAGDHVVTGNDVYGGTHRIFTQVYEEYDIEFSFVDMTDLDEIEAAFRDETELLWLETPTNPLMSIVDIAGAAEIAHDNDALCAIDNTFATPYLQRPLDLGADIVSHSLTKYLGGHSDVVGGALLTNDADLDERLGFYQNSVGATPGPFECFLVLRGTKTLPVRMDRHCENARAVAEWLDDHPDVDRVYYPGLESHPGHEIAAEQMDDFGGMLSFELDASLEEASEVVSNTEVFTLAESLGGVESLIEQPAPMTHAAIPREERLEAGLSDSLIRASVGIEHVDDLIGDLESAIETALE; from the coding sequence ATGGACGACTCCGACAGCGACGGTGACGGCGTCGACGAACGCGGCGAGCAGGAGCCGCGCCGAATCGAAACCCGCTCGATCCACGCCGGGCAGGAGCCCGATCCCGAAACGGGCGCGCTGATGACGCCGATTCACGCGAACTCCACGTACGAACAGGACGCGCCGGGCGACCACCGCGGCTACGAGTACTCCCGGACCGGGAACCCGACCCGGACGGACTTAGAGGAAAACCTCGCGAGCCTCGAGAACGCCGACTACGGCCGCGCGTTCGCCAGCGGAATGGCCTCGATCAACACCGTGCTCAACCTCCTCGAGGCCGGCGACCACGTCGTCACCGGCAACGACGTCTACGGCGGTACCCACCGCATTTTCACGCAGGTCTACGAGGAGTACGACATCGAGTTCTCGTTCGTCGATATGACCGACCTCGACGAGATCGAGGCGGCCTTCCGAGACGAGACGGAACTGCTCTGGCTCGAGACCCCCACGAACCCGCTCATGTCGATCGTCGACATCGCGGGCGCGGCCGAGATCGCCCACGACAACGACGCGCTCTGTGCGATCGACAACACCTTCGCGACGCCGTACCTCCAGCGCCCCCTCGATCTGGGCGCGGATATCGTCTCCCACTCCCTGACGAAGTACCTCGGCGGCCACTCCGACGTCGTCGGCGGCGCCTTGCTGACCAACGACGCCGACCTCGACGAGCGGCTGGGGTTCTACCAGAACTCCGTCGGCGCGACGCCGGGTCCCTTCGAGTGCTTCCTCGTCCTCCGGGGCACCAAGACGTTGCCAGTCCGCATGGATCGCCACTGCGAGAACGCCCGCGCCGTCGCCGAGTGGCTCGACGACCACCCCGACGTCGATCGGGTCTACTACCCCGGCCTCGAGTCCCACCCGGGCCACGAGATCGCCGCCGAGCAGATGGACGACTTCGGCGGCATGCTGAGCTTCGAACTCGACGCGAGCTTAGAGGAGGCCAGCGAGGTCGTCTCGAACACCGAGGTCTTCACGCTCGCGGAGAGCCTCGGCGGCGTCGAGAGCCTGATCGAACAGCCCGCGCCGATGACCCACGCCGCCATTCCGCGCGAGGAACGGCTCGAGGCCGGCCTCTCGGACAGCCTCATCCGCGCGAGCGTCGGCATCGAACACGTCGACGACCTGATCGGCGACCTCGAGAGCGCGATCGAGACGGCGCTGGAATAG
- a CDS encoding RNA polymerase Rpb4 family protein: MTIFKEIVDEEFLTVSETKELLADIEAERALDEDRELPYELARAVEHVNRFTVLEPAEAQDLVDQLQELEKVDEPTAYKIANLLPRNRDELRSVYAQQRYSLSGDELDEILNVVAQYA, encoded by the coding sequence ATGACGATCTTCAAGGAGATCGTCGACGAGGAGTTCCTCACGGTCTCGGAAACGAAGGAGCTGCTCGCCGACATCGAAGCCGAACGGGCGTTAGACGAGGATCGGGAGCTGCCGTACGAGCTCGCACGCGCAGTCGAGCACGTCAACCGGTTTACCGTCCTCGAGCCCGCCGAGGCACAGGACCTCGTCGACCAGCTCCAGGAGTTAGAGAAGGTCGACGAACCGACGGCGTACAAGATCGCCAACCTCCTGCCGCGCAACCGCGACGAACTCCGCTCGGTGTACGCACAGCAACGGTACTCGCTGTCGGGCGACGAACTCGACGAGATCCTCAACGTCGTCGCCCAGTACGCCTGA
- a CDS encoding helix-turn-helix domain-containing protein, with amino-acid sequence MRQYELRLSPQGGWFHPFEKRIDRREGVDRVAIHRIRLRPDGLGVMVYELAGEFERVEALVDEELGSLGYWIEEFGDRIFVCSRFVPNDTVSELLRVTRDFQVFLDPPLTYVRGGDLKVSLFATEESFQRARSVVPDTVDLTLETKQPFEPEENVFLASLTPKQRRLFETAIELGYYGSPRETTYEEIGREVGIAGGTVGEHLRKIEAKLVDHVVSASVTESPKRRQLQ; translated from the coding sequence ATGCGTCAGTACGAACTTCGGCTCTCGCCGCAGGGAGGGTGGTTTCATCCGTTCGAAAAGCGGATCGATCGCCGCGAAGGGGTCGACCGCGTGGCGATCCACCGGATCCGTCTCCGCCCCGACGGGCTCGGGGTGATGGTCTACGAACTCGCGGGGGAGTTCGAACGCGTCGAGGCGCTCGTCGACGAGGAGCTCGGCTCGCTCGGCTACTGGATCGAGGAGTTCGGCGACCGAATCTTCGTCTGTTCGCGGTTCGTTCCCAACGACACCGTCAGCGAACTCCTGCGGGTGACGCGGGACTTTCAGGTGTTCCTCGACCCGCCGCTGACGTACGTCCGCGGTGGCGACCTCAAGGTGTCGTTGTTCGCCACCGAGGAGTCGTTCCAGCGGGCGCGGTCGGTCGTGCCCGACACCGTCGATCTCACCCTCGAGACGAAGCAGCCGTTCGAACCCGAGGAGAACGTCTTCCTCGCGTCGCTCACGCCGAAACAGCGCCGGCTGTTCGAGACGGCGATCGAACTCGGCTACTACGGCTCGCCACGGGAGACGACCTACGAGGAGATCGGCCGCGAGGTCGGCATCGCGGGCGGGACGGTCGGCGAACACCTCCGGAAGATCGAGGCGAAACTCGTCGATCACGTCGTCTCGGCCTCGGTCACGGAGTCGCCGAAGCGACGACAGCTCCAGTGA
- a CDS encoding terpene synthase family protein has product MVAESRFPSLEDEIDPFANAPTRTLSETVRPLADAYDDRIGDRDRSTWRWFDAVEPEFRLSCVDDERGRRVRDAKVLATMFITVIDDVAERHGDRATLEELLLVPFDSRPADPTRDGVDGAYVRFQQELWDALLSQFRESPRAAEFEPLFRFDVRQALQSVDYSALLARYPGLAGERELRTYDVYNMMLFPFADIDLANAPEFERRDLSTVRDVVARGQRMARIGNWIASWERELAEGDYSSGVVVRALESGVVSIDELRALQQEPSEEAVGAIADRIRDADIEAAFVDRWRREYERGADYCGEIASVDVRAYLDGFVPIFRSQLARRGGA; this is encoded by the coding sequence ATGGTAGCCGAGTCGCGGTTCCCCAGCCTCGAGGACGAGATTGATCCGTTTGCGAACGCACCGACGCGGACGCTCTCGGAGACGGTTCGGCCGCTGGCCGACGCCTACGACGACCGGATCGGCGATCGGGACCGATCCACGTGGCGGTGGTTCGACGCGGTCGAACCCGAGTTTCGCCTGTCGTGTGTCGACGACGAGCGCGGGCGGCGCGTTCGCGACGCGAAGGTGCTCGCCACGATGTTCATCACCGTCATCGACGACGTCGCCGAGCGACACGGCGACCGGGCGACCCTCGAGGAACTGCTGCTCGTCCCGTTCGACTCGCGGCCCGCCGATCCGACGCGCGACGGCGTCGACGGCGCGTACGTTCGATTCCAGCAGGAGCTCTGGGACGCGCTGCTGTCGCAGTTCAGGGAGAGCCCGCGGGCCGCGGAGTTCGAGCCGCTGTTCCGGTTCGACGTGCGGCAGGCGCTCCAGTCGGTCGACTACTCGGCGCTGCTGGCCCGGTATCCCGGCCTCGCCGGCGAGCGCGAACTCCGGACCTACGACGTCTACAACATGATGCTCTTCCCGTTCGCCGACATCGATCTCGCCAACGCGCCCGAGTTCGAGCGACGCGATCTCTCGACCGTTCGGGACGTCGTCGCCCGCGGCCAGCGGATGGCGCGAATCGGGAACTGGATCGCCTCCTGGGAGCGCGAACTCGCCGAGGGCGACTACAGCTCCGGCGTCGTGGTCCGCGCCCTCGAGTCCGGCGTCGTGTCGATCGACGAACTCCGTGCGCTCCAGCAGGAGCCGTCCGAGGAGGCGGTCGGTGCGATCGCCGACCGGATCCGCGACGCCGACATCGAAGCCGCGTTCGTCGATCGGTGGCGCCGCGAGTACGAGCGGGGCGCCGACTACTGCGGCGAGATCGCGTCCGTCGACGTTCGGGCGTACCTCGACGGGTTCGTCCCGATCTTCCGCTCGCAACTCGCCCGTCGGGGCGGGGCCTGA
- a CDS encoding mechanosensitive ion channel family protein, with translation MSVPLTVFNRLSDAFGTEFQIAATIAVVAALLAVLLSYRRLQDWLCERSKPLYADIASTAVLIATCVITLSVVLEVWNLTGDAYTLYSEGLGLDETVFVQAAVTFILVIGTLIVTRFVKRVIAEVLSSASAVTDHQREVTHRISQVIIWSVSLVVILGVWVDDLGGLLVGAGFLGIVVGMAARQTLGTVLAGFVLMFDRPFEIGDWVEVEDHEGIVTDISIVNTRIQSFDGEYIMIPNDVISSSAVTNRSRRGRLRIDIDVGVDYASDVERAAEIARTTVENLDRSLTAPSPQVVSKSFGDSAVVLGVRFWIDNPSARRRWQAQTAAINEIKAAFEDEGIKIPYPQRELSGRAETNGFRINDGETRASDPGQAGDGDETDARDGDGTEREPKRMPPTEDD, from the coding sequence ATGTCCGTGCCACTGACCGTTTTCAATCGGTTGTCGGACGCGTTCGGGACCGAGTTCCAGATCGCGGCGACGATCGCGGTGGTCGCCGCGCTGCTGGCCGTGCTGCTGTCCTATCGACGGCTCCAGGACTGGCTCTGCGAGCGGTCCAAGCCGCTGTACGCCGACATCGCGTCGACGGCCGTCCTCATCGCGACCTGCGTGATCACCCTCAGCGTCGTCCTCGAGGTATGGAACCTCACCGGCGACGCCTACACGCTCTACTCCGAAGGGCTGGGGCTCGATGAGACGGTCTTCGTCCAAGCGGCGGTCACGTTCATTCTCGTCATCGGGACGCTGATCGTCACGCGGTTCGTCAAGCGAGTTATCGCGGAGGTGCTGAGTTCGGCGTCGGCGGTCACGGACCACCAGCGCGAGGTCACCCACCGGATCTCGCAGGTGATCATCTGGTCGGTGTCGCTGGTCGTCATCCTCGGCGTCTGGGTCGACGACCTCGGCGGCCTGCTGGTCGGGGCCGGGTTCCTCGGTATCGTCGTCGGTATGGCCGCCCGCCAGACGCTCGGCACCGTCCTCGCGGGCTTCGTCCTGATGTTCGACCGGCCCTTCGAGATCGGCGACTGGGTCGAGGTCGAGGACCACGAGGGGATCGTCACCGACATCTCGATCGTCAACACCCGCATCCAGTCGTTCGACGGCGAGTACATCATGATCCCCAACGACGTCATCTCCTCGAGCGCGGTCACGAACCGCTCGCGGCGCGGTCGGCTTCGCATCGATATCGACGTCGGGGTCGACTACGCGAGCGACGTCGAGCGGGCCGCCGAAATCGCCAGGACGACGGTCGAGAACCTCGACCGATCGCTGACGGCGCCGTCGCCCCAGGTCGTCAGCAAGTCCTTCGGCGATTCGGCGGTCGTCCTCGGCGTGCGGTTCTGGATCGATAACCCGTCCGCCAGACGCCGCTGGCAGGCCCAAACGGCCGCGATCAACGAGATCAAGGCGGCCTTCGAGGACGAGGGGATCAAGATTCCGTACCCGCAGCGCGAACTGTCCGGCCGGGCCGAAACGAACGGCTTCCGGATCAACGACGGCGAAACTCGAGCGAGCGATCCCGGACAGGCGGGCGACGGTGACGAAACGGACGCACGCGACGGCGACGGCACGGAGCGGGAACCGAAACGGATGCCGCCGACGGAGGACGATTAA
- a CDS encoding HemK2/MTQ2 family protein methyltransferase yields the protein MGLEDQRDVETDVYQPAEDSHLLADAACEALADADEGSVVLEVGTGSGYVAGRIDDETPARVIAADLNPHAVRQARLAGLEAVRADLVAPFADGALDAVAFNPPYLPTEPDNEWDDWMERALSGGEDGRAVIDPFLADVGRALAPDGSVYLLVSSLTGVDEVVEEAGAHGFSAAAVADESFPFETLTVLELFR from the coding sequence ATGGGACTCGAGGATCAGCGCGACGTGGAAACGGACGTCTATCAACCGGCCGAGGACTCGCACCTCCTCGCGGACGCGGCCTGCGAGGCCCTCGCCGACGCCGACGAGGGCTCGGTCGTCCTCGAGGTCGGCACCGGCTCGGGCTACGTCGCGGGCCGGATCGACGACGAGACGCCCGCGCGCGTGATCGCCGCGGACCTGAACCCCCACGCGGTTCGGCAGGCCCGCCTCGCGGGCCTCGAGGCGGTCCGAGCCGATCTGGTCGCCCCCTTCGCCGACGGCGCCCTCGACGCGGTCGCCTTCAACCCGCCGTACCTGCCGACCGAGCCCGACAACGAGTGGGACGACTGGATGGAGCGCGCCCTCTCGGGCGGCGAGGACGGCCGCGCGGTCATCGATCCCTTCCTCGCGGACGTCGGCCGCGCGCTCGCGCCCGACGGCAGCGTCTACCTGCTGGTCAGCAGCCTCACGGGAGTCGACGAGGTGGTCGAGGAGGCCGGCGCACACGGCTTCAGCGCCGCCGCCGTCGCCGACGAGTCGTTCCCCTTCGAGACGTTGACGGTCCTCGAGTTGTTCCGGTAA
- a CDS encoding 5-methyltetrahydropteroyltriglutamate--homocysteine methyltransferase gives MTEYVSTTPGLYPLPDWAKDDLSDLKGHQKHDLISGDEGEEITAAYEEAREEVIGVQEEASLDRIVEGQLRWDDMLAHPLAVHDAVETRGIVRYYDNNNFYREPVVQDDLGFSGDVAEELEATAELTDGDLQAVLPGPYSLADLATDEQYGDEAEFLGAIADFLEGEVDAFPEIETLFLLEPSLVESAPEDGQDERASEAIDQVASATDADVVVQPYWGALEEKVYAHLLDADIDAVGFDFVANQDDNLYNIQEYGATDDVALGLADGQNTLVEDPEAIRDRTEWVEGQLGVTEFETVYLTTNTETFYLPYSKYQEKLAVLAEAADLAEVTAA, from the coding sequence ATGACTGAGTACGTTTCGACCACGCCGGGGCTCTATCCGCTCCCGGACTGGGCGAAAGACGACCTCTCGGACCTGAAAGGCCACCAGAAACACGACCTCATCAGCGGCGACGAGGGCGAGGAGATCACCGCGGCCTACGAGGAGGCCCGGGAGGAAGTGATCGGCGTCCAGGAGGAGGCCAGCCTCGACCGCATCGTCGAGGGGCAACTGCGCTGGGACGACATGCTCGCCCACCCGCTGGCCGTCCACGACGCCGTCGAGACCCGCGGCATCGTCCGCTACTACGACAACAACAACTTCTACCGGGAGCCGGTCGTCCAGGACGACCTCGGCTTCTCCGGCGACGTCGCCGAGGAACTCGAGGCGACCGCGGAACTGACCGACGGCGACCTGCAGGCCGTCCTCCCCGGTCCGTACTCGCTGGCCGATCTCGCCACCGACGAACAGTACGGCGACGAGGCCGAGTTCCTCGGCGCCATCGCCGACTTCCTCGAGGGCGAGGTCGACGCCTTCCCCGAGATCGAGACGCTGTTCCTGCTCGAGCCGTCGCTGGTCGAGTCGGCCCCCGAGGACGGCCAAGACGAACGCGCCAGCGAGGCGATCGATCAGGTCGCGAGCGCGACCGACGCCGACGTCGTCGTCCAGCCCTACTGGGGGGCACTCGAGGAGAAGGTGTACGCGCACCTGCTCGACGCGGACATCGACGCGGTCGGCTTCGACTTCGTCGCGAACCAGGACGACAACCTCTACAACATTCAGGAGTACGGCGCGACCGACGACGTCGCGCTCGGCCTCGCCGACGGCCAGAACACGCTCGTCGAGGACCCCGAAGCGATCCGCGACCGGACCGAGTGGGTCGAGGGCCAGCTCGGCGTCACCGAGTTCGAGACGGTCTACCTGACGACGAACACGGAGACGTTCTACCTGCCCTACAGCAAGTACCAAGAGAAGCTCGCCGTCCTTGCCGAAGCCGCGGACCTCGCGGAGGTGACCGCCGCATGA
- a CDS encoding 16S ribosomal RNA methyltransferase A — protein sequence MRDPDGLIARAGVRGDPDRDQHFLVDDRVLDRLPTYLQEIDADTNHVLEIGGGTGALTDRLLAMGDEDDEVTVVERDRELAEFLREEFADEIAAGDLTVIEGDALEVDLPEFTASLSNLPYGVSSEITFRLLPEGRPLVLMFQREFAERMVAEPGTSEYGRLSVSTQHYAAPEIVETIPKEAFSPPPAVESAVVRLEPRDPDYEVGDEAFFLRFVKALFTQRRKTIRNAIRNTAHITGLEAPDAVVEAADEELLRKRADAMAPAEFAALAELAAEVGEPNEARAQ from the coding sequence ATGAGAGACCCAGACGGACTGATCGCGCGGGCGGGCGTCCGCGGCGATCCGGACCGGGACCAGCACTTTCTGGTCGACGACCGGGTGCTGGACCGACTGCCGACCTACCTGCAAGAGATCGACGCCGACACGAACCACGTCCTCGAGATCGGCGGCGGGACGGGCGCGCTGACGGACCGCCTGCTGGCGATGGGCGACGAGGACGACGAAGTCACCGTCGTCGAACGCGACCGGGAACTCGCGGAGTTCCTCCGCGAGGAGTTCGCCGACGAGATCGCGGCCGGCGACCTGACGGTGATCGAGGGCGACGCCCTCGAGGTCGACCTGCCCGAATTCACGGCCTCGCTTTCCAATCTCCCCTACGGCGTCTCAAGCGAGATTACCTTCCGCTTACTCCCCGAGGGACGCCCCCTCGTCCTCATGTTCCAGCGGGAGTTCGCCGAGCGGATGGTCGCCGAGCCCGGCACGTCCGAGTACGGCCGGCTCTCGGTGTCGACCCAACACTACGCGGCGCCCGAAATCGTCGAAACGATCCCCAAGGAGGCGTTCTCGCCGCCGCCGGCCGTCGAGAGCGCGGTCGTCAGACTCGAGCCTCGCGACCCCGACTACGAGGTCGGCGACGAGGCCTTTTTCCTGCGGTTCGTGAAGGCGCTGTTCACCCAGCGGCGGAAGACGATCCGGAACGCGATCCGCAACACGGCGCACATCACCGGCCTCGAGGCCCCCGACGCGGTCGTCGAGGCGGCCGACGAGGAACTCCTCCGGAAGCGGGCCGACGCGATGGCGCCCGCGGAGTTCGCGGCGCTGGCCGAACTCGCGGCCGAGGTGGGCGAGCCGAACGAGGCCCGAGCGCAGTGA
- a CDS encoding methionine synthase: MSASENKDQFRPENHENDHFLLTTVVGSYPKPKWLNRAKELYQDDDHGFDEDDYQEAKDDAARLITNEHERAGLDVVVDGEMRRNEMVEFFAHRIEGYEFNGPVKVWGHNYFDKPSVVSEVEYDESWLVDEYEFTASATDRPVKVPITGPYTLASWAFNEAYEDDEELAYALADLVNEEIEKLVDAGARYIQIDEPALATTPDDHAIVGEALEHIVADIDDDVRIGLHVCYGDYSRIYPEILEFPVDEFDLELANGDYDQLDVFKDPEFTADLALGVTDVHVAEVESVEQIEENIKKGLEVVPPEQLVVSPDCGVKLLPREVAYGKMENMVQAARNVEADLDAGNIDIERGTPTPADD, translated from the coding sequence ATGAGCGCGAGCGAGAACAAGGATCAGTTCCGACCCGAGAACCACGAGAACGACCACTTCCTGCTGACGACCGTCGTCGGCTCCTACCCCAAGCCCAAGTGGCTCAACCGCGCGAAGGAGCTCTACCAGGACGACGACCACGGGTTCGACGAGGACGACTACCAGGAGGCCAAGGACGACGCCGCCCGGCTCATCACGAACGAACACGAGCGCGCGGGACTGGACGTCGTCGTCGACGGCGAGATGCGGCGCAACGAGATGGTCGAGTTCTTCGCCCACCGCATCGAGGGCTACGAGTTCAACGGCCCCGTCAAGGTGTGGGGCCACAACTACTTCGACAAGCCCAGCGTCGTCAGCGAGGTCGAGTACGACGAGAGCTGGCTCGTCGACGAGTACGAGTTCACCGCCAGCGCCACCGATCGCCCGGTCAAGGTCCCGATCACGGGTCCGTACACGCTCGCGAGCTGGGCGTTCAACGAGGCCTACGAGGACGACGAGGAACTCGCCTACGCCCTCGCGGACCTCGTCAACGAGGAGATCGAGAAGCTCGTCGACGCCGGCGCCCGCTACATCCAGATCGACGAGCCCGCGCTCGCGACCACGCCGGACGACCACGCGATCGTCGGCGAGGCCCTCGAGCACATCGTCGCCGACATCGACGACGACGTTCGCATCGGGCTGCACGTCTGTTACGGCGACTACTCCCGCATCTATCCCGAGATCCTCGAGTTCCCCGTCGACGAGTTCGACCTCGAGCTCGCCAACGGCGACTACGACCAGCTCGACGTCTTCAAGGACCCCGAGTTCACCGCCGACCTCGCGCTCGGCGTCACCGACGTCCACGTCGCCGAGGTCGAATCGGTCGAGCAGATCGAGGAGAACATCAAGAAGGGCCTCGAGGTCGTCCCGCCGGAGCAGCTCGTCGTCTCGCCGGACTGCGGCGTGAAGCTGCTGCCCCGCGAGGTCGCCTACGGCAAGATGGAGAACATGGTGCAGGCCGCCCGCAACGTCGAGGCCGACCTCGACGCGGGTAACATCGACATCGAACGCGGCACGCCGACGCCCGCCGACGACTGA
- a CDS encoding nitroreductase family protein, which yields MQDTSESRRELRDSVAEHRDPAHDIDPLFVNRWSPRAMTGDSLDEEEYLPLFEAARWAPSAYNNQHWRFLIADREDDEWETFTDLLLGGNEEWATDAAVLAVIVSKTTFDHNGEPAPVHSFDTGAAWENLALEGARRGLAVHGMAGFDYERAADELDVPEEYAVEAMVAIGERAPPETLPEELQDREQPSDRKPLEEIVHRGGFE from the coding sequence ATGCAAGACACGTCCGAGAGCCGGCGCGAACTGCGCGACTCCGTCGCCGAACACCGCGATCCCGCCCACGATATCGACCCGCTGTTCGTCAACCGCTGGTCGCCGCGCGCGATGACCGGCGACTCGCTCGACGAGGAGGAGTACCTCCCGCTGTTCGAGGCCGCCCGCTGGGCGCCCTCGGCCTACAACAACCAGCACTGGCGGTTCCTGATCGCCGACCGCGAGGACGACGAGTGGGAGACGTTCACCGACCTGCTACTCGGCGGGAACGAGGAGTGGGCGACCGACGCCGCGGTCCTCGCGGTCATCGTCTCGAAGACGACGTTCGACCACAACGGCGAACCGGCGCCGGTCCACTCCTTCGACACCGGCGCGGCCTGGGAGAACCTCGCGCTCGAGGGCGCGCGCCGAGGGTTGGCCGTCCACGGCATGGCCGGCTTCGACTACGAGCGCGCGGCCGACGAACTGGACGTCCCCGAGGAGTACGCGGTCGAGGCGATGGTCGCGATCGGCGAGCGCGCCCCGCCCGAGACGCTCCCCGAAGAACTGCAGGACCGCGAACAGCCCAGCGACCGGAAGCCCCTCGAGGAAATCGTCCACCGCGGCGGCTTCGAGTAG
- a CDS encoding 50S ribosomal protein L21e, giving the protein MPNSNGPRQGSRRKLSNEPRNRGTSSPQRAIQEYEEGEKVHLKIDPSVPNGRFHPRFDGQTGEVVGKQGDAFKVQISDRGKEKTLIVTAAHMRAQNQEKSRI; this is encoded by the coding sequence ATGCCGAACTCTAATGGCCCTCGTCAGGGATCCCGTAGAAAACTCTCGAACGAACCTCGAAACCGCGGCACCTCGTCGCCACAGCGCGCGATTCAGGAGTACGAGGAGGGCGAGAAGGTCCACCTCAAGATCGACCCGAGCGTCCCCAACGGCCGCTTCCACCCGCGCTTCGACGGACAGACCGGCGAAGTCGTCGGCAAACAGGGCGACGCCTTCAAGGTCCAGATCAGCGACCGCGGCAAGGAGAAGACGCTGATCGTCACCGCCGCGCACATGCGCGCCCAGAACCAAGAGAAGTCCCGGATCTGA
- a CDS encoding DUF655 domain-containing protein gives MTESDSGEADVRRAVVLDYLAHGLSDDSRPQYEKSPAGYALETDNFELYQVAFDEDERLTIGSEVVVEPASERDVVTEARRVEYEDLSSGAQSELEYVVADLVEDEEERFVDFYNDAQPITLRLHQLNLLPGIGKKLRNGILDERKRKPFESFEELSERVSGLHDPDEILVERILEELRDDDLKYQTFVGRREQEQNQ, from the coding sequence ATGACCGAATCCGATAGCGGCGAGGCGGACGTCCGTCGCGCAGTCGTATTGGACTATCTCGCGCACGGGCTCTCGGACGACAGCCGTCCGCAGTACGAGAAATCGCCGGCCGGCTACGCTCTCGAGACAGACAACTTCGAGCTCTATCAGGTCGCGTTCGACGAGGACGAGCGGCTCACGATCGGCAGCGAGGTCGTCGTCGAGCCCGCCAGCGAACGCGACGTCGTCACCGAAGCTCGGCGGGTCGAGTACGAGGACCTCTCCTCGGGCGCCCAGTCGGAACTCGAGTACGTCGTCGCAGACCTCGTCGAGGACGAGGAGGAGCGGTTCGTCGACTTCTACAACGACGCCCAGCCGATCACGCTGCGGCTCCACCAGCTGAACCTGCTGCCGGGGATCGGGAAGAAGCTCCGCAACGGCATCCTCGACGAACGCAAGCGAAAGCCCTTCGAGAGCTTCGAGGAGCTCTCCGAACGCGTCTCCGGGCTCCACGACCCCGACGAGATTCTCGTCGAGCGCATCCTGGAGGAACTGCGCGACGACGACCTGAAGTACCAGACGTTCGTCGGCCGGCGCGAACAGGAGCAGAACCAGTAG